Below is a genomic region from Ziziphus jujuba cultivar Dongzao chromosome 7, ASM3175591v1.
CGTGTTTATTTCCATCTTTTACCTTTCCGTTAGCCAATCACCAAACTATATCAGAAACATGAACCCTCAAGCACCAATCCAGACCCAAGCATACTACGAAAAGTAAACAGCTCCAATCACAGTTTCGAAATATCAGTAAATTCAGGCTCCCAATTAAGCATGATATATGAAAACAATTAGTTCAATTCTGTTTGTGAAGATGgattttttgagaaattaagAGAATTAAGCAAAACTAAACAGCGAATAGGAAAGTTTTGCCTAATTCCCATACAGTTTCCTAACCTTCTCCAAGACCTTTCTTCTCTGCCGTGAGCAACTATCTATATCTCCATAGAAAGCAATGTTTGGGGATTAGAAACGACAACTATCCGACCCCAACAAACAGGTCTCACTACTTCCTATGAGTCAAGCTCTGCTTCCATAAATAAACACCATTTCTACAAATGATAGTTTGCTTCAACTACAGcactcatcttcttcttcaaacaAGCAAAACAAGAAATCatagaaaaatagaataaaataaaacaaaattttgcaagtaaaccctaaacctccaaAGCAAAGATAAAGGTGGAGAAGCACAGTAAAGAAGCAGAAAAAGAAgtagaagtagaagaagaagaagaaccttTCTTTCCAGGCAATTCCTTGCCGTCCTTGACGTAGAATTCGCGAATGTCGATCATAATCCTCCCTTGGAAGTTCCTGACCTTGACTCTCCGATTTTTTGAAAGGTCGCAGACAATGATTTCGTCGGAATCTTCATCGGAGCTCCTCTTCAGGTTTTTCTTGGGAGGCGCGTGGCCCTCCGAGTCGCCGTCCGACGCGCCTTCCTCGTCTTTTCTCTTTTCCCTCCCCGACATTtcgttttctttactttttatttttatttttatttttcttattttttgaaattctttcttcttcctcttcttcttctttcttataAGCTGTGTCATTCCCACAGAGCTGCTATGTGCAACGCTAAACAATGCCTTACTCAGAAGCCCAAGCGCGAGTCTCAATATTGGGCCTTTATTCGTTAGCCCAATGATGGTACTACTCCATATGTATACACCTCTCATACATATAAATACCATGtgtgtaatataatatatatatatatatatacacacaacacTATACCATATTCACCCGCACCACAAAACCAAATTActtgtaattaaataaataaataaccaaattaattaaatgcttcaatcaaaaaaccaaaaaaaaaaaaaaaaaagaaaaagaagctaaATGCTAAATAGtcatttactcttttttttttaaataaaataaaattaggattATATAGATCTTTAGATTAGTCAAATCCAACAATCAAAACAGGAACAAGAGAGATCCATTGAAGAagatcttcttcttccttttttagaataaaatgagGATTTAGACAAAATCAATGAAACAGAAGAGATATGagtgaatagaaaaaaaataaataaataaaggataaaTTCAGAATAGATAgagtgaatgaaaaaaaaaaaaaaaaagaatgaattcCACTTTAAAAAAATACGCTATAAAAATAGATCTgtttatgaatattataaatatagatataaatgaaaataaaaaaaatttaaagttataaatatttttttaaaaaaaatcctccTTTAGATTGAAAAGCTTtttagttaataattttttaactataagtttgattttatttaattttaatttataaattaaataattgattaagttaagttaaatttttttattattttcaactagaACAAAAACCAGAGAAGAATACAGCATAGACCCTTGATGTAGAACAGagaaaacaaatagaaataaagaaCACAAAACTTGTATTTTCATTCTGTTTTGCAAAAATGAACTCTATTATCTAAACCTTATATACAAAACTAATACCTCTAACTTAACCAAACAAAAGAGAACCTGAACCCACCACATAACCAATTTAATAACTGAAACAAATTATATTACCTCTTAATATAagttttttggtttcttaaaaCATATTATAGTTGCTGAGATTAACATGCCAGACAAGGAAAGGATCTGCTTTCTTTTAATcgtttgttcttctttttaatctttgttcTTCTCTGTCATGCCTAGTAAAAACTATGAGTCGATTTGATTAGAAGGCAAGGTGATTAGCAGCATTGTTCTAAATTAGAATCACTACGCAAACTTGAACTTAGATCCTCTGTCCCATTCCCCTGTCTCTTTCCTTTCCTTATTTCTTTTTACAAAACCTTCATCCAATGATGAATATAGGAAACTGGGGGAAGAAAAGCACAAAATACATGTACATAATTAAGTTCGGCTCTTAGCAGTGCTCTTGCATGCACGTGTGCTTGTATGTTAgtgttttcatatatatatatatatatattatactatacaaATCATTTTATAGGTATGAACATATTCAATCATTTgtaaatatacaaattattttataggAACGAACATAATCAGTCATTTGTAAAAATAAAGCAACAACTAGTAAGACACATGAAATAAATAACCATCACAGGATTTAATTAACGTTGTTTTTGTAACTCCAAATTCTTGTTTAAGAAACTTGGaaataattatgattatgagGAGTTGATAGGATGATATTTGGTGATGAAGTGAAGAGGAAGGAAgcgaggaaaacaaaaaaagcagcAAACCCGGTTAGagattttttcttatatttgatCGGTGAAATTACTATTTGATTCTTTTTTAATGATATGTAAGTCTAGAAGTTCATGCCAAACAGTAAAAAAAGGGTTTTCATCTGGTTTTAGAGACCGAAATAGTGGATTcttcaaaatttccattaatGGTGCCATGCTTTTGCTAATTAAGTTTGTAATTtcttcaaattaataaaaatcatcatctcTTTATTTGTCTATGGATGTAGATAATCTTGATCGAACCA
It encodes:
- the LOC107404875 gene encoding RNA polymerase II transcriptional coactivator KIWI isoform X2, coding for MSGREKRKDEEGASDGDSEGHAPPKKNLKRSSDEDSDEIIVCDLSKNRRVKVRNFQGRIMIDIREFYVKDGKELPGKKGPGLTMFAFFLRNLTNHGSVEHSAG
- the LOC107404875 gene encoding RNA polymerase II transcriptional coactivator KIWI isoform X1, giving the protein MSGREKRKDEEGASDGDSEGHAPPKKNLKRSSDEDSDEIIVCDLSKNRRVKVRNFQGRIMIDIREFYVKDGKELPGKKGISLTMDQWNILRDNIEEIDQVVNES
- the LOC107404875 gene encoding RNA polymerase II transcriptional coactivator KIWI isoform X3; translation: MSGREKRKDEEGASDGDSEGHAPPKKNLKRSSDEDSDEIIVCDLSKNRRVKVRNFQGRIMIDIREFYVKDGKELPGKKVCLGLDWCLRVHVSDIVW